TCAGGTTGAGTGGGAATTGCAATACGGGATGAACAATTATAAACAACAGAGAGCACAAAAAGGGAAAGAGTTGTTGGTTGCAAATTATGAGATAACAAAAATGGATGTGCAAGGAATAATTTAAATTAAGGTCAAGTCGGTGAAGCAAGAGAAAAGGACAGCGACCATTTTTATTAGAAAGGAAATGCCTGCAACTGCAACTAACATAGAGTTTGCGACGCTAAAGCTAAATTTTTGAGTGGTATTAAGTGGTGTATCAAAGGTGAGTTATCCTTTTGAACATCTAACTGTAATTCAAAAGGTTATTGAGACCCCTACCAGCCAAAAACTTCGCAAACTCTGGGAACGTTAGGCGAAAGGGCAAGCAAAAAGGATAATCAGAATGGAACCAAAAGACTATAAGAACAGAAGTTACCTTTCAGCAATAGAAGCAGCTAAATTTTTAGGTATTTCTGTTGAAATACTTCATAAGCTTGCTAAAAGCCAGATTATTAAGGCACAAATTGCAGCCAGTCAACAGATGCGCTTTGATTTAGCTGAGTTAAAAAGATATGAAACAAATTTTAAACCCAAAATTGAAACAAATAAGATAGATATTGATACGGCAAATGTTATTGAAATAAATGAGACAATCCAAAAGATTTTTGTCAAAAATTCTATGAGAATGGATGAGTTGGAGGATAATAGTATTCATTTGATGATTACTTCGCCTCCATATTTTGATACAAAAATGTATTCAAAAGAACCTATTGAAAATGACCTTGGTAATATTCATAATGTTGATGAATGGTTTGAAAAAATAAACGAGGTATGGAAAGAAGTCTATAGAGTTTTACAACCTGGAAGAAAAGCATTTATAAATATCATGAACCTTCCTGTCCGATGTGAAAATGGAGGTTTTAGAACATTAAATCTAGTAGGTAGAACAATAGATACCTGCGAAAAAATAGGGTTCATATTTAAAAGGGATATAATATGGCATAAGACAAATGCTGTGAGGGCTCATTTTGGAACATATCCATATCCGGGTGGTATTTTAATAAATAATATGCACGAATTTATCCTTGAGTTTGATAAACCCGAGAAGAAGGGTTTTAAGAAATATAGCCATCTGACCAAGGAACAAAAAGAGCAATCAAAATTAGATAAAGAATTTTGGCTATCCTTAAAAAAGAGTGATGTTTGGTTAATGAAACCCCAGGGCAGCGGCGATAGACGGAATCACATTGCTCCCTTTCCCTATGAATTGCCTTATAGGTTGATTAAGGCATTTAGTTATATAAGCGAGACAATTCTTGACCCCTTTGTTGGCTCTGGGACTACACTTTTGGCAGCAGCAGATTTAAAACGAAACGGCATTGGTTATGAGATAAATCCAGAAATCGTTTTTGAATCAGTAAAAAGTTTAAGGCAATATCAAATGAGGTTGTTATAGATGGTGGAAACTATGAAATTAGATGGGAAAACAATATATGCCCAATCCAGCGATATAAAATCCCGCACTTATCTGGAATACCGCAAAGATATGAAGAAGAAAGCAATTGCTGAGTTAGAGGTATTGGAATGGTTAGAAGAGAAAGTAAAAGAATTATATCCAAAGAAACAGGTTAAGGTTTATAAGGCTGGTGGGGATAAATTTTTATGGTTTTTAAGAAAGGGCGGTATTTCAAGAGAGCCCGATTTTATTGCAGAAATAGAAAGGGAAAAAACAGAATTTGAGTTTCAATATGCAGAAAAAGCAGATTTAGAGTTTTATGATTTCAAAATATCTAAGGTTGCTAAAAAGAAAGGTGGTCAACGAGAGCCGATTGAAAACAAATTCTTTGTTTATATTCACAAACCGTCACTAAGATATGCTATATTCAAACCAAACTGGATTATGGAAAACAGTGAATATGGGATGGTGGAGGCATGGAGAAGTTATGCTTTTAGAGTACCACAGGGTAAATTTGAAAGATTGTTAAGATATGATGACACAATAAGGGTATTGTGTGAGAGGATTGATGCTAAAAATTTCCTTCTTAATTTTCAGCATGGGTTGATTGATATAACCAAAGAGAAGTTATCTCATCAACTTCAAGGTGTAATTGATGAAAACAAAATCGTAAAAATAATTCCCAAAGATCTGGATGGTTTTTACAAGGTTTGCTTTATATTGGATAACCTAAATAAGATTCCAGAAAATGCTAATCTCTGGCTGATTTATCTTTTAAGCTACATAAACAAGAATGTTTCACTCGAAGAGATATCTAAGATTGTCTACTGTATTGATTTTCTTTATTCCAGGATTGAACTGAAACTAAATGAACTTACTCAATTGATTGATAAAATCAAAGAGTTAATTGGAAAGATTAAGGATTCATATCAAAAAGACGGTTCTTATAATTCATCACTAATGTCAAGCCCATTAGATGAAACCCGATACGCTTTATTTTCAATCAATCTTTTGGAGGATTTGATACAAGATATGATTTACTATTATTCAATAACAGAATTAGAACCAATAAAGAAGATATATGAAAATGTGGGAGATATTGAGAAAACTTATAGATTGATTAAGGAGGCGAAGTAAAGATGACAAGGGAAAAAATCTGCTTGCCCCATCGCCTAACACAGCATAAAAGGTTCGTGCCTCACAGCACTCACCTAATTTTTTGCTTCGCAAAAACTTCTTTTATGCTGGGAAGGTTATGTGCAATTCGAAAACCTGCCTTTGGAAAAGGAGACCGTAAATTATGATGATGTTGTTGCCTTCGTTTAACTTCATAGGACGAAAAGGGAGAATGAAATTGATACGCAACTTTCATCTATACCACGAAAGCACGAAATAAAGGAAACACGAAATAAAGATGAAAGCAGGAAGATAGTTTGACTAAAGGTAGCTACAATCCAGTCCCCTGCATTTCAATCTCACCCTTTATTCCGTTGTTGAGTATAGTAGAAAGAACTCTGGCATCGCAGCCAGAATCGGGATAGACGAAACAGGTTCGTCTATAAACAAGTTATATGAATTGCAGGCTAATAAAAGGAGGGATTAAAATGAGCAATACAAATACGGAGACAAATTATAAAGAAATTTCACAACTTGCAAATAATGAAAAGATGATTCTCCTTTCTAAATTGATGTTGGAAATCTCTGTATATGTAGAAAGAGAGCGCAAGTTCAATATTTATGATATAAAAGGGGTGGGGAAAGAAATGTGGGAAGGAATAGACGCTCAAGAATATGTTAATAAGGAAAGGGCATCATGGGAATAAAGAGAATAATCAAACGACATAGAAGAATAATGTTTGATACTGCAGACCCAATAATTGCAGAAAAAGCAGCAGAATTAAGGGCACAATATGGAATAACAACACCTGATGCTATACAATTTGCAATAGGAATAGAAAACAACGGAACTCTTTTTGTAACCAATGATAAGAACTTAAAGAAAATTAAGGAAATAGAGGTATTAGCAGAATATTTATAGATAAAGAGATTAGCCTGCAACTTCATATAACAGCATGTTTACGAAATTGCCTAAAGACAACTTCGCAAACATGCATTCTGATAACCAAAATGTCGCTTCGCTCCATTTTGCGGGGCACCCGCCTCAGGCGGGTCGGGGATGCGGATGAGCGAAAGGCGGAAGCCAAAACTTGTAGTGAGCCTGTCTAGTGAGCTTGTCGAACCTATGCCCCCGGGGGCACTTCGCTCATCCGCATCCCGTTAGCCGAAACTACTTTTTAAAGGGATAAGAGGATATTTATGAAGAGAAGGCTGGGAGATGTTTTGTTTATCTGGATTATATGTTTGCTTATGGTGTTTTTCTATTATGGTTATGGACTGAAAGGGTTTGCCATTGTACTATGGATTCTATTTCTGCCTTTATATCTTCTTCGTCTTCTGGTTTGGTCATTTTGGTTGGGGTTGCGTCAGTGGTTATCAGTTAAATTTACACCAAAGAGTTATGTCATCTTGGTATTCTGCATTTGGGGAAGTTTGTCTGTTCTTCTATGGTTATACATACCAAATATATTATCAAGTGTTGGTAAATTCCCTTTGCCAACATGGGTTAGAATAGTAGGATTTATCCTCGCAGCGTGGGGTTTGATATTATCTTTCTGGGCTCAATGGCTCATTGGATTTAAAACAGCCATTCTCATCACCAGAATTTTTAACAAATGGACGATTAAAAATCAAAGAGTAATCAAAACAGGACCGTATGCTTTATTCCCT
The nucleotide sequence above comes from bacterium. Encoded proteins:
- a CDS encoding DNA methyltransferase, with product MEPKDYKNRSYLSAIEAAKFLGISVEILHKLAKSQIIKAQIAASQQMRFDLAELKRYETNFKPKIETNKIDIDTANVIEINETIQKIFVKNSMRMDELEDNSIHLMITSPPYFDTKMYSKEPIENDLGNIHNVDEWFEKINEVWKEVYRVLQPGRKAFINIMNLPVRCENGGFRTLNLVGRTIDTCEKIGFIFKRDIIWHKTNAVRAHFGTYPYPGGILINNMHEFILEFDKPEKKGFKKYSHLTKEQKEQSKLDKEFWLSLKKSDVWLMKPQGSGDRRNHIAPFPYELPYRLIKAFSYISETILDPFVGSGTTLLAAADLKRNGIGYEINPEIVFESVKSLRQYQMRLL
- a CDS encoding PIN domain-containing protein, whose amino-acid sequence is MGIKRIIKRHRRIMFDTADPIIAEKAAELRAQYGITTPDAIQFAIGIENNGTLFVTNDKNLKKIKEIEVLAEYL
- a CDS encoding methyltransferase; translated protein: MKRRLGDVLFIWIICLLMVFFYYGYGLKGFAIVLWILFLPLYLLRLLVWSFWLGLRQWLSVKFTPKSYVILVFCIWGSLSVLLWLYIPNILSSVGKFPLPTWVRIVGFILAAWGLILSFWAQWLIGFKTAILITRIFNKWTIKNQRVIKTGPYALFPHPIFIGEWLIIFGCLLLTLETALLYLLLAAFLVDIFAARGEEKDLKERFGKEYQDYRSQILLLIKRKGKG